The Fundulus heteroclitus isolate FHET01 chromosome 13, MU-UCD_Fhet_4.1, whole genome shotgun sequence genome contains a region encoding:
- the sf3a3 gene encoding splicing factor 3A subunit 3, whose translation METILEQQRRYHEEKERLMDAKTKEMLHKKSTLREQINSDHRIRAMLDRYMEVSANLRDSYEDKDGMRRDELAAISGPNEFAEFYNRLKHIKEFHRKHPNEISIPMSAEFEELMKARDNPSEEAQNMVDFTDEEGYGRYLDLHDCYLKFTNLKGAEKLDYISYLSSFDQLFDIPKDRKNAEYKKYLEMLLEYLQDYTDRVKPLLDQNDLYGKVLLDFEKKWDNGTFPGWPKETSSALTHAGAHLDLSAFSSWEELASLGLDRLKSALMALGLKCGGTLEERAQRLFSTKGKSLESLDPSLFAKNPKAKGPKKDTERNKEIAFLEAQVYEYVEILGEQRQLTHENVQRKQARTGEEREEEEEEQLSESESEDEDNEIIYNPKNLPLGWDGKPIPYWLYKLHGLNINYNCEICGNYTYRGPKAFQRHFAEWRHAHGMRCLGIPNTAHFANVTQIEDAVSLWAKLKSQKALERWQPDTEEEYEDSIGNVVNKKTYEDLKRQGLL comes from the exons ATGGAGACGATTTTAGAGCAGCAGCGTCGCTACCACGAGGAGAAGGAGCGGCTGATGGACGCCAAGACCAAAGAAATGCTGCACAAAAAGTCCACG CTGCGGGAACAGATCAATTCCGATCATCGCATCAGAGCCATGTTGGAT AGGTATATGGAAGTGAGCGCAAATCTGAGAGACTCCTACGAAGACAAAGACGG GATGAGGAGGGATGAGCTCGCTGCCATTTCAGGACCAAATGAGTTTGCCGAGTTCTACAACAGACTGAAGCATATAAAGGAGTTCCACAGAAAGCACCCCAACGAG ATTTCCATTCCCATGTCAGCAGAGTTTGAAGAGCTGATGAAGGCCAGAGACAACCCCAGCGAGGAGGCTCAGA ACATGGTGGACTTCACTGATGAAGAGGGATACGGCCGCTATCTGGACCTCCACGACTGCTACCTGAAGTTCACCAATCTGAAGGGCGCTGAG AAACTGGACTACATCTCTTACCTGTCTTCATTTGACCAACTGTTCGACATCCCCAAGGACAGGAAGAACGCCGAATACAAGAA GTACCTGGAGATGCTCCTGGAGTACCTGCAGGACTACACCGACAGGGTCAAGCCTCTGCTGGACCAGAACGATCTCTATGGGAAGGTGCTGTTGGACTTTGAGAAGAAGTGGGACAACGGGACCTTTCCAGGCTGGCCT AAAGAGACGAGTAGTGCTCTGACGCATGCTGGAGCTCATCTGGACCTGTCTGCCTTCTCCTCCTGGGAG GAGCTGGCCTCCTTAGGTCTGGACAGGTTGAAGTCGGCTCTGATGGCTTTGGGGCTGAAGTGTGGAGG GACTCTGGAGGAGAGGGCTCAGAGACTGTTCAGCACCAAGGGCAAGTCCCTGGAATCACTCGACCCGTCGCTGTTTGCCAAGAATCCCAAAGCCAAAGGTCCTAAAAA AGACACGGAGCGCAACAAAGAAATCGCCTTCCTAGAAGCTCAGGTCTACGAGTATGTGGAGATCCTAGGG GAGCAGAGGCAGCTCACTCATGAGAACGTGCAGAGGAAGCAGGCCAGGACCGGGGAGGagcgggaggaggaggaggaagagcagctCAGCGAGAGCGAGAGTGAAGACGAGGACAACGAGATCATCTACAACCCCAAGAACCTGCCGCTGGGCTGGGACGGCAAG CCGATCCCCTACTGGCTCTACAAACTCCACGGCCTGAACATCAACTACAACTGTGAGATCTGTGGAAACTACACCTACAGGGGACCCAAGGCCTTCCAGAGGCACTTTGCA GAGTGGCGGCATGCGCACGGCATGCGGTGTCTAGGAATCCCCAACACAGCTCATTTTGCCAACGTCACGCAGATAGAGGACGCCGTCTCCT TGTGGGCCAAGTTAAAGTCCCAGAAGGCCTTGGAGCGGTGGCAGCCAGACACGGAG GAGGAGTACGAGGACTCTATCGGAAACGTGGTCAACAAGAAGACGTACGAGGATCTGAAGAGGCAGGGTCTGCTGTAG